Part of the Bacteroidia bacterium genome is shown below.
GCGTGTATTCCACCAAAGCCGTAGCCCAACTTCCTTCATCTTGCTTCGTTTCTAAAAATTGGCTTTCAAACCGAATAGTATTCGCATCATTGAGCTTATAGCTAATATCTACTATGCCCATGTTTGCGTAAATAATCCCAAAACCTGATAGACCTTGCACAATGTCTTTATTGTACACAAAATAAAGGTAAGAAACTGTACTTTTGATTTTCCTACTGAACTTACGAGTAATCTCAATGTTAAAGTCCCGAAAATAGACAGTTTTACCTACCTTAAAAAACTCTGACCGATAGCCATCGCCATCAGGTAGTGCAATTGTATCCAAGCCATTGACTGCTGAATAGTTGATTAGTATCTCCGTACCAAAAGGACCTCCGATTTTAGAACCTTTCTTGATTTTATACACACATTCAGCTTGAAAAGCCATTTCGCCGTTAGGTTGAGTAGCATAAGGATAAATAGTAGCAGGAAGCATATAGGTGTGCTGTCTTGTCAAAGCAGGTAAGTAATTGATAAGCAAGTTATTTCCTGTGGCTGTTCTATCCGAACGGAAGCTCATATCGTCAATACGCTTGGCACTGACTGTGATACCTAGCCCTTTTTGGGCATAGCCCACAGATACTAATAGAGCTTCGCCGGGTTTATAAATATATCCGTTAACTGCCTGTGGGTCATTGACTTTATACACGTACTCTGCGTCAAAAGAAAGTTTTTTGTACAAAAGCCGTAGTCTACCTGCACCTGCGGCTACATTTTCAGGAAGTTTGTACACAGGGTCTTCATCTTTTTGGAATTTACTTACCCAACTTCCGCCAAAAGTGATTTTCAAAGGTATTTCGGCTAGTTTCTCACTCATTTCATTGATGACTACTTCGCCATCTATACCTCTTACAATCCCTGGACCTTGAGTAAAGAAAAATCGCTGTGTGCCAAATACTCCTTTGAGCGTAACTCCCTTGTATGGTAATAAACGAACGCGCATGCCGTCCATTACATTATCATAACCTAATCCTCGCTCTTCGTATGCCCTGAAAATCATTCCACTGCCAAACTGTTCATAATAGTTGCCAATGGTAATTTCTAAATTATCATTGAGATAATTGACATAGCGGTAAGGAATACCGTTTCCATTATACCTTGGGTCAAAACCTTGTAAAGCCTTCTGATAAGTTTCGTATCTAAAACCTGCGGCAAAATGCCCCCGTGTGTAGTTAATGTTTCCAAAACCTTGTGCGCGTATCTTTTCAGGTACATTAGGCGCCCCAATGGCAGAGTCTATTCGGTAATATTGTGCATCTACTTGAAAGTTGCCATGTATCTCGCCCAAAGAAGATTTAATTTGTTGCAGTTCCTCGCTTTGGGCAAATGAAAAATAATACGCAAGAATAAGAATGCCCGCAGCCCAACCAATAGATTTCATGCTAAATAACCAACAAGCGCACAAATTTACAAGCAATTATGGGCTATTCAAAAGATTGTAAAAAATGATGATATAACTTTTTTTTATTTAGTGTAGCTGCCTTCACTTAATGATGGCAAATTTACCTACTTTTATTTCACCATTGTCCAAATTTTTAACCGAATAAAGATATAAGCCTGTGCTTATGTTTTGTTTATTTTGGGAAAGAACATCCCAAGCATGCTCTCCACCTGAAAACTGAACCTTTTTATTAGTAGCATAATCCTTAAACCATTGAATATCACTGCCATTGTAGGTATCAGCATCGTGGTAAAGTGTAGTTACAATATCACCTGCAAGAGTATAAATTCTAATTTCTGCCCTTCGGGGCAAGTTATAGAAATAAATTTTTTTACCTCTATCGCCTTCTCCATCCCAAGCCGCGTTGATCCGAAATGGATTAGGATATACGCCAATTTCATCAGAAACAGGCTTTTCAGGAGTTGTGCCAGGGAATACACTAATGGCGTTAGCTGTGATACTAGACTCCAAAGACTTGATATTTAAGCTATCTATACCTTTGTCAAAGGCTGTAACTACAAACATGTATTGCCAACCATTGAGCAATCCGCCTATTTCATATTTGAACCAATATTGAGTAGTATCTCCCTCAAAAGTGATAGGATTAGGAAGTTCTATACTTTTGAAGCCATTATTAAAGCCCACAGCATTACCTGTGGAGTCCCATTGAGCAAATAATTTAAGATGAGAAATGAGGTCGCCTTTTTTGTCATCCCCTGGGTTGGTGCCGTATAGTCTAAAACCTTCAAAGTCACGAGTTTTGGAAATTGGATCTACACTGCGTAGAGCAGCTTTGTCCCAATATATTGTTGCTTTATTGCTTTCTAAAACAATTTTAGTTTTAGGAATAGCAGGAGGTTCAGGTAAGATAAATCGGTCAATCATTCCATCTTTGTCTATATCTTCGCCAGGGTCAAGTACACCGTTGCCATTGGTATCTTCGCCGTTATATGCTTGTTGTACTTGAATAGCGTTAGCTACTAACTCTGTACGGGCAAAAGGGGTATCGGAATTTATACCACTTTGAAGTTTTTTGGCACATAAAAGAGCTATTGTAAAGTTAATCTTTTCGCCAGGTAAAACTTGCACCAATGGACCTACGCTAATCAATTGTACATTATTTCCTGGGGACTTGAACGCATCAGGATTAGATACAAAATCGTGTCCTGTGCGCATGCGTGCATACCGTTGAATGTCGTCATTAGGTCCTGTGCCGCTTCCTGTACCGTTAAATGTCCAAAAGTTGCAATGTACTTTACAGTTATTCAGCGTAGGGGTGTATAGTTGGTTGCGGAATATGGTACCTAAGTACTTGATAGCACCATAAGTTTGTGCTTGCAAATAGTCTGAAGAGCTAGGGTTAGCATGAAAAGCATATACAAGATTGTGTTCAGGTAGAAAGCCTCCTCCTCCCTTATTAAAAAAAGCAGTACCTGTTTCCGTAGTAGCTCGGATATTTCTTACTACTAAATCTGACCAAAAGCCTAGATAAACGCTATCCCATACTTCTGTTGAGCCATTAGTGATATGATAGTCTACAATCACAAAATAATCTGCATAAGAAAAGTTGTATGCGTAACAGCGCTGTTCTACGTCTGCGCCCAAAGGGAACTGATGTTGATCAATGGGCACGGTTGTGCCAGGTACGATGACATTTTTATCCGTGTAAGTACAAATTTTGTCTTGGTGGCTAATGGCACTAGCACTGTAAAAAGAGGAGTTAGTCAAAGATGAGCGTTCTATGATAGTGCTACCTACGGGTGCGGTAAATTCGTAGCCTCTTTTTCCAAGTGAATAGCCTGAGGGGTCATCTACTGCGGCTGTACTTACGCGAGTACTCCCTGAAACCTTAGCGCCTATCCATAATCCACCTTCAAAAAGATGCTCTGTTTTTGAGCCATTAGGGTATTGCATAGAGGGTGGACC
Proteins encoded:
- a CDS encoding DUF6029 family protein; the protein is MKSIGWAAGILILAYYFSFAQSEELQQIKSSLGEIHGNFQVDAQYYRIDSAIGAPNVPEKIRAQGFGNINYTRGHFAAGFRYETYQKALQGFDPRYNGNGIPYRYVNYLNDNLEITIGNYYEQFGSGMIFRAYEERGLGYDNVMDGMRVRLLPYKGVTLKGVFGTQRFFFTQGPGIVRGIDGEVVINEMSEKLAEIPLKITFGGSWVSKFQKDEDPVYKLPENVAAGAGRLRLLYKKLSFDAEYVYKVNDPQAVNGYIYKPGEALLVSVGYAQKGLGITVSAKRIDDMSFRSDRTATGNNLLINYLPALTRQHTYMLPATIYPYATQPNGEMAFQAECVYKIKKGSKIGGPFGTEILINYSAVNGLDTIALPDGDGYRSEFFKVGKTVYFRDFNIEITRKFSRKIKSTVSYLYFVYNKDIVQGLSGFGIIYANMGIVDISYKLNDANTIRFESQFLETKQDEGSWATALVEYTRSPNWFFAVLDQYNYGNKDPKKRLHYPNVMVGYIKGGNRITLSYGRQRAGIFCVGGVCRNMPAANGLSLSITSTF